In the genome of Candida dubliniensis CD36 chromosome 3, complete sequence, the window tgtgaTGAAACCAGATCGCAACTGAGTCTTTGCTATTGCAAAAGCCCTTAGGCAGGAGGTACATTTCAGCAAAGATTTAGCTATGTCAGGCTTCAACTCTTCAAGAACAGCATTGTTtggaaatgaaaataaaattaaagaataaCATGCTATTGAATACATGTATCTATTGCAAAACCAATGTGGattatttttgtattttctCAAATATTCGATCGTGTGCTTTATGGCTGTTTCATGGGTAGGACTGTTGCCTGGCTCTGAGAGGGATTGAGTAATCAACCTTACTAGGCTGTCATGCTCAGGTGGTTTGTCTGTTTCTACTCCCAGCTGTGGTGTTACTGTATGTGACATTGTCGAGTACCCAGTCCGGAAAAGAAATGATGCAGtctataaaaaaaaaaaaacaatatcaataatgtACAAATATATATGGACTATTGGAGTATACTCTGTTTCTCTGTTTTgcaatattttatttataacGACAAGCAGGTCTAAGATTAAATAAAAGAttgtagaagaagaacgTCAGTAGTAAAATGTTTGTGGTCCAGAAAACGTGAGTTATTGTAGTtcataaatttttttttttttttttgttcttcttccttGATTTCAGAGCTTTTATAGATTTTTCCCTGCACTActacaaagaagaaataaaaaaaaaaaaactatattTACGCGTTACAACAATGTTAGATCAacaccaattttttcagcTGCAGTTATCCAATCTTCGTTTGTTTCCCAGCATCGTTTCATGATTTGCAAACCCTTTCGGGCATTTATATTTCCCATTTGACCCAAATTTTGGAATCTCTGTTCAAAAAACTGTTGCATTTCTGGACGCAAAACCTCACACCCTGCAGTGAATAAACAAAAGATACAGCATATGTCAGCTGGGGATCGTGACTCAATATGCAATTTCGCTAACTCCCCTATGCCATTAGCTAAATCTTGTACAAGGTTCGATTCTCTGGGAACTAAAAGAACTCGTCGATACAAGTGTATCAATCCAGCATCACagaatattttatttgtaaACCGTaaaatatcattttctttaataagGGTAACCGTTTCTTCTGGTAAATCTTTAGCTGACAGTGGCTGCCCTTTTCCAGAATTTAACTCTATAATTTTCTCATGACTTTGTAAAATAGATTTTTCGTCCTTTCTTTGTGTTTCTATTAAGGCCTCCTTGACTTCAAGAGCTTTGTAAACTATACTCAAAGGCAAATTGGCAGCACTTGCCTTTGCTTTCCCCAAATGTGCGTTTGTTTCTCGTACAAGCATGGTGATCTTGGTAAAATGTGGGAGAAATTTTATATTGAACCCcatcaaataatcaatagtTTTCTTTGGGTATTGGGTTTCATCTTCCAtcttatcaatttcatgCAACATGGTCAAAGACTCCAACGGCTCGTATGTGCTTAAATCATTAGAAGTTAGCAAGTAATCGTGTGAATCCGTTGTTGAAGAAAGGGCCCCAATGACATCAGTATACACAAACCACCTCATTAAAAAGAACGTCATATCACCTTCCGTTCCTGCTTCTGGTCCCCTTTTATGAGGGGTGTTTGAACGTGCTTTGATAATTTGTCTTGCCCCAATATTGTGAGCACGGTGGCGGCTAAAGTCTTTGGAGTTGAAAACTTCATAACAAGAAAGTAATAATGCTGTGGCCAACGCTTCATCCGAGGTTGCCTTGGATTCATCCTTTAATAACTGTAGTAGTTCTGTACAGGATCTTGacaacaattgatcaattacaATATCTGGAGTGTCGTCTGCGCCAATTAAAGAAGACCTCAATTTTGCTGAAAAGGCTAACAATGTGTTCAAAATAGCAGGATATTCCATGGCCATTTGAGTTAGTAAAATTTTATAAGGATTGTCTTTGTAGATGCTTGATGGTGCGGGAACTAGGTTTTGAGAAGCCACAGTTACCCAGAAATGCATTAGGTTACGGTAAAATGGAACATTAAGAAGTAGCGTTGGTAATGGTGTTAACAGCGGCGGAATCGAGTCCCAAATATCTTCCAGTGTGGGAGATCCGTTTATCGAACTATACACCAGTCGCATGGGGAACGTGTCACCTATTAAATTGCTTTGATCATTTGGTAAATATTTCTCAATTCGGGAAATATCTTCtgaataattattcaaaaatgaCGTGGCCAGAGATTCCGAGTCACTGCCGTACCGAGTAACCCCCATGTACTTTTGTGGGTTCAGAATATATGTGCTGAAAATGTCAGAGTTTTGCAATTGGAATTGCTGCCCGCCAAAGTCTGCTAATGCATTTGTTAAATTCTCCATCCCACTATTTAATTCTGGGAAAATGTCAGTTAATGCCATGTGGGAgtcttttcttttgatttctgGATCAACGATACCATCAATTTCtgcaatttttctttttgcgTTCCTGTGGGGTGCAGGTGGGTCAATGTGTGAAGAGACTGATTCGGAAGGTGACTGTGGGGATTTTATTGAGTCTGTGTTAAATTCATGTAAAATAAAAGTTAAGCCAGTATCTCCCTTTGAGTTAGAATTGTTGGAAATTGGTATATTTAATGAGGTGGATGTCTCAATGGGGAAATCGTTTACTGTTGCTTGAGCTTCTTTCTTTACCAATGATagttgttttcttttattgatATCTTTATAGGGTCGTCCACCCCAAGTTAATTTGAGCGAATAATCACAAATTGCATTGGTTTTAAAACAGTATGAACATATAGGTTTGTTTTCATCacatttaatttttgatcTTTTGCAATTATGGCATCCGTTACGACTTCGACGgattatcttcttcttttcctcCATTTTTTGACAAATCAACTAGTGTCTTCTAGTATAGTCTTGAAAGTAAAAATAGCAATACCCAATGagaaatttattaaaagaaggaaaacaagaaaaagtaaaaaaattgttgtaattATATATTAGAAGGGAAGAGAAGAGAAGAGAAATGAactattaatgaaaaatagaATGTTAAACCCCAAATTAGATAAAGttaaacaagaaaactaaaaaaaaaaaaaaacaaggtAGGCGCTAAACTActtagaaaaaaaaaaaaaaaaataagaaaaataagaataatttTAGAATGCACGTTTTATTATCTAGCCTCGAAATAACCGGTCCGGATCTTTGTAATTTCCGCCTATATCGCCACGCACCCCTAGTATAACTGCTTTTTAAAACTTTGAATTATAATTAGATGATAGAATATGTGATTCTGTAATGATAATCAACAAACTTATATTAGCTTCTAGTTTAAAGCATACTTTGCATGTTCATACCTTATAATACCTTATAGGAGCTAGCGGCATAAATTTGTGCTGGCATTTTCTTTAGCAAATTAGATGGTTAGGAAATCAACCTTATGCCTGAAAGTTAAAATACCTTTATTAGCAGTTTTACATCTAAAACCCGTCTCGATTGATCAAAACAAAGAGAAGTCAATTTGTCTTAACTATACATCTGTTAAATGTATATTAAACTCCTAAATATCTAACAACCCACCTGGTTTCTGCTCTCTATTTTGTTGAACTGCCTTTTGGCCATAGAATATAAAAAgcaatttttcatataatCTAAATAGATAGCCAGCAGCAATCAATAGACCACCGCCAATTGTAGCCAACTTAGCAATGAACTGAAAGAATGGGATTCTTTTCTCACGAATGACAAGCTTTATTGGTTCAAAATCATACAAGAAATATATTCCCGGGATCCCATCTGGCCTGTGGGTAGATTGATCAACTTTAATAACATGCTGATTCTCGGTTAATGAGTATTGGTTGGTGTCAATTTCTAATCCCAATTGCTCATATAATGTGGGGACCACTTTTGCATAGTACATGTAGGTTTGTAATCTTTCTTCAGTAATCTTACCTGTTGCATCTAAAGGATTATTCAAATATGGATAGAATTCCCCAAATGAAAATTCCTGTATGACATGGGAAAAATTTAGGGACTCGAATGGGACATGCAGTCTGTCTCTATATCCAAATCCCTTACCAGTAATTCTAAAATCTCCACGTACTTGATTCACTGGAATAGAACCAAAAATATGACAAGCAGGAGCTCCTTCATTGACTCTTGCACCTTCACTTCTAAATTCAGCCCTTAAACTCTCTTGCATAACTTCATCCAAATCTGGTGTCTCATGGAAATCATTTGGgttattaattttgaatgaaTCAGGAACGAAAAAGTGGATCCCTTCAAAATTCAATGTCTCTCCTGCCAAATACGTGTCGTGGGTGATATCTTCAACATTGGTATGAATAAACTGACAAGGCATAGCCACTATCATGTCAATATTAATAGTCAAATCGGAACGGATTTGATCGTCTACTGTGAACTGACGATCCACGTATCCGCCAATATATCCACCAATTTCAATCCATAGTATTAACAATCCACAAAAGTATGTCACTAAAGTCGAGAGTCCACCTCTCTGTGATCTCACTTGATGATGCGGATCTACTTTTGGAAAGGCATCGAATGTTTTAACTTTTTGGGCAAACGAATCCATTGACTGGTTGAAGTTGAAGTAGTTGGTTTACTAAGTAGGAGACGTTGTTGTATTAACACGACACAATGTTCTGGATTGGtatcttttttcttttttttttttttttggagaGAATTAATATACATTTGATTGTGGACTGCATGTAGGAActggttctggttctaTTCTTCATTCCAGTTCTCTTGTTTTTTCTGGTCCGGTTACAGGTGAGAGGCAACAGTTTTTAACAAACAGGGACCCCCCGCCCATTTATCAaagcaaataataatcttttCTTCAGTCAACTATTGTTCCAACTTCAAATGAATTCTGGAGACGAAACCACTACTGACGATTTTGCTGAATTTTCCGATGATTTAAGGGCACAAGAGTTGCAGTCATGTAGATATATCTATCCAGATTGTGAAATAGACCTTTCATCCTTATCTGGCACAGTTAATATTAAGGTCAAAAGTGACAAAGATATAACAATACACCTACTAGAAAAAACCTCTGAGGGAACCAGACATATTGCAACTAGCACGATTTCTAACTTGTCACCTATTGTGTTgagttttcaattaaattcaGATTATCCCTTTGAAGCACCACCGGAGATCAAAGTGGCTTGTGCCTGGATAGCCACctcaaaaattgatatgTTGACAAACTCCCTTTATAATATCTGGAAAGAGTATAAAGATCAAGTactttttaatttaatagaTCATTTGCAGGATCAGGTCCAGAACCACTTGGATGAGTTGATACCGACCCCGCTAGACATTTTTGACATGGAAGAGTATTACAACCTAgttgatttcaatattcAGGCCGAAATAGAAGAGTTCAATTTACAAACATATACATGTGACATATGCCAGAAAGCTCGAAGTGGTGTGAATTGTacaaaatttgatgaatgtGGACATGTATTTTGCAACAACTGTCTAGCAGAATATTTCGAATCTTGCATTGAATCTGGCGATATTGATAAGGTACATTGTCCAGACTTTGAGTGTACTAAAAAGTATCTCgataaaaagaagaaatttatGGAGTTAGAAACATGGATGTACAATGacaaaaaagtaaaagaTATGTTAAATCAGGTATTGATACCGTCAACTCCTTTGACTATGTtaacaaaaattttaaGCAATCCAAGCTTAGTGGATCGATATTACAGtttgtttaaaaaaaaccaatatgAATGGATTGGTAATCTTTTGCCTAATAGATTGGTGAAATGTCCAAGAATTGGATGTGAGGAGGTTATATTCAGAGAAGACATTGACGAAAAATTGGTTGTTTGTCCTAAATGCAAATATGCATTTTGTAATGATTGCAGGAAATCTTACCATGCAAGATTTAAGCTTTGTCTGAAAATCGATGAAAGTGGCAAGTATCTGGGCATTCCAATTGAGGATTTGGAAACGTATCCATTGTTACCACCAGATTCTTatgacaaaaaaacaatgaaCGCAAAATATGGAAGAAAGAGAATAGCTAGAGCAATCGAAGAGTATCAAATGGATCAGTTGTTCCAGCAGATGttaagagaaagaaaaaccGTTGTACAATGTCCTGGTTGTTCTGTTGCCACTGAAAAGAGTGAAGGTTGCAACAAAATGAAGTGTAGTTTATGCAAAACagatttttgtttcaattgtggttctaaaatagaaaataacCACGACCATTTTGTTGATCCTAGCTCTCCATGCTACAagcttttattttttggcATGCCTGGTACTGAAGATATATATTAACTTTGCGTACACATTATTCAGATGtaacaagaaaaatttgttcaatacTTGCTAGGTTGTTTGTGAGGACGGCCATATCTGTAACATTCTCTGTATAGCCTTCTTCTCCTAAACTCGTAAACGATATCCAGATGAACAACACCTTCCATATTGTCATATATCCAACCTTGagattcattatttttgaCAATAAATAGATTTGGATTCAAAGATCTTTCGCgaataaattcatttggCTCAGTATCCAAATTCCATTTATTGACAAGCCCAAAATCAAACTTCCAATCATTTGGTGGATATACTTTGGATAAGTGATCAACTCCAGGTGGACGTTTCCCCGCAATTCTCGctttgttgttcttgtcGTATATGGTGGTGGAATAACGATAAAATGCCCATGAATGTTTTAAAATACTCTTTATTTGTAGCTCATAgatttcaacaattctaGTTTCTGGTGAGTCATCCACAATGATATCGTTACGATCAAATTGTGTAATTGTATCATTGGCatctttaataataatttctgGGACagattcttcttcttttttggcTTTTTCAATAGCTGCTCTGGCTTTTCTGGCCTTGCTGGCTTCAACAAGAAACTTTTTACAGTTTGGATGACATAAGATCGCTCCAGTCCATCCTCCTTGAATAAAGATCAACCGCCATGGCACATACTTTCCAACAAATAGTATGCCAAAGGTGGATAATAAGACAccataaaaaataaaagtgGATAACCGTTCATCTTTAAACCCACCTGTTTCGTAGTAAAACTTTTCTGCATTATTTATACCCTTTAAAATATCTGTCgttaaattttgaaaatctcttaaattgatcaataaaGCAATTTGTGATTTTCTGTGTTTAGCAACGTCATCTTTCTTTGGAGACTCTGAGTCAAGAGGCATCAGCGACGAGACAGTGACTTCTGAAGTCTCCTCTGATATTGAGTATGTAGAAGAAGCCATTTCATCACTTTCTCGTAGATATTCCTCGTTAATTAAATCTTCCACTATACTCGTTTCAGGtgtttcaaataaaaagcTTAACAATGATTGGccccttttttttactttgaTTAATTCTGGGTTTCTCTGTGGATGTCTGTGTACATAACCAGGGATCAAAACGCtgaataaaacaaatattaatgGATAGGCTAATACTAAATGGGGCCACAAACACACTGCAGTGTACAAAACTAATGCACTGATTGTTTTCGTCGGTTTTTTCCATGCGATAATATAAAGAACTTCATACTGTAAGGCAAAAAAGTTTGTCATTTTGCCAGCCATTTGCTTTACATTGGACGTCAATACTCCCAAAGACAATCCTGGTCGTTTGTTCCTTTCTGGATCATTTAATCGCTTCTCGAATATCTCTCTTTCTGGAATATCCTGTGGCAAAACTGATTTCAATAGTTTCTCAATCATTCTGTCAGCAAAATGTCCTGATTTACGCTTGTTGCCATCGCCATCATCGTCGGCGGAGGTTGGAACTGACTCAATCTGTGAAATTTGTTCATCGgtcaattcaattgaacCGCTGCGGCCACTGCGTCTAGAACTTAAATTGCTGGAACTGTACT includes:
- a CDS encoding fungal zinc cluster transcription factor, putative yields the protein MEEKKKIIRRSRNGCHNCKRSKIKCDENKPICSYCFKTNAICDYSLKLTWGGRPYKDINKRKQLSLVKKEAQATVNDFPIETSTSLNIPISNNSNSKGDTGLTFILHEFNTDSIKSPQSPSESVSSHIDPPAPHRNAKRKIAEIDGIVDPEIKRKDSHMALTDIFPELNSGMENLTNALADFGGQQFQLQNSDIFSTYISNPQKYMGVTRYGSDSESSATSFLNNYSEDISRIEKYLPNDQSNLIGDTFPMRSVYSSINGSPTSEDIWDSIPPSLTPLPTLLLNVPFYRNLMHFWVTVASQNLVPAPSSIYKDNPYKILLTQMAMEYPAILNTLLAFSAKLRSSLIGADDTPDIVIDQLLSRSCTELLQLLKDESKATSDEALATALLLSCYEVFNSKDFSRHRAHNIGARQIIKARSNTPHKRGPEAGTEGDMTFFLMRWFVYTDVIGALSSTTDSHDYLLTSNDLSTYEPLESLTMLHEIDKMEDETQYPKKTIDYLMGFNIKFLPHFTKITMLVRETNAHLGKAKASAANLPLSIVYKALEVKEALIETQRKDEKSILQSHEKIIELNSGKGQPSSAKDLPEETVTLIKENDILRFTNKIFCDAGLIHLYRRVLLVPRESNLVQDLANGIGELAKLHIESRSPADICCIFCLFTAGCEVLRPEMQQFFEQRFQNLGQMGNINARKGLQIMKRCWETNEDWITAAEKIGVDLTLL
- a CDS encoding COPii-coated vesicle-associated protein, putative (Similar to S. cerevisiae ERV41;~In S. cerevisiae: protein localized to COPII-coated vesicles, forms a complex with Erv46p; involved in the membrane fusion stage of transport; has homology to human ERGIC2 (PTX1) protein), which translates into the protein MDSFAQKVKTFDAFPKVDPHHQVRSQRGGLSTLVTYFCGLLILWIEIGGYIGGYVDRQFTVDDQIRSDLTINIDMIVAMPCQFIHTNVEDITHDTYLAGETLNFEGIHFFVPDSFKINNPNDFHETPDLDEVMQESLRAEFRSEGARVNEGAPACHIFGSIPVNQVRGDFRITGKGFGYRDRSHVPFESLNFSHVIQEFSFGEFYPYLNNPLDATGKITEERLQTYMYYAKVVPTLYEQLGLEIDTNQYSLTENQHVIKVDQSTHRPDGIPGIYFLYDFEPIKLVIREKRIPFFQFIAKLATIGGGLLIAAGYLFRLYEKLLFIFYGQKAVQQNREQKPGGLLDI
- a CDS encoding translation termination inhibitor protein Itt1 homologue, putative (Similar to S. cerevisiae ITT1;~In S. cerevisiae: modulates the efficiency of translation termination, interacts with translation release factors eRF1 (Sup45p) and eRF3 (Sup35p) in vitro), which produces MNSGDETTTDDFAEFSDDLRAQELQSCRYIYPDCEIDLSSLSGTVNIKVKSDKDITIHLLEKTSEGTRHIATSTISNLSPIVLSFQLNSDYPFEAPPEIKVACAWIATSKIDMLTNSLYNIWKEYKDQVLFNLIDHLQDQVQNHLDELIPTPLDIFDMEEYYNLVDFNIQAEIEEFNLQTYTCDICQKARSGVNCTKFDECGHVFCNNCLAEYFESCIESGDIDKVHCPDFECTKKYLDKKKKFMELETWMYNDKKVKDMLNQVLIPSTPLTMLTKILSNPSLVDRYYSLFKKNQYEWIGNLLPNRLVKCPRIGCEEVIFREDIDEKLVVCPKCKYAFCNDCRKSYHARFKLCSKIDESGKYSGIPIEDLETYPLLPPDSYDKKTMNAKYGRKRIARAIEEYQMDQLFQQMLRERKTVVQCPGCSVATEKSEGCNKMKCSLCKTDFCFNCGSKIENNHDHFVDPSSPCYKLLFFGMPGTEDIY
- a CDS encoding peroxisomal integral membrane peroxin, putative (Similar to S. cerevisiae PEX28;~In S. cerevisiae: peroxisomal integral membrane peroxin, involved in the regulation of peroxisomal size, number and distribution): MDSTDQSSDSLQQSPSISSSISSNSYKDFAIDVLNKAVVKGNSIAESNPGSKRAIAISTASTIVEMSLEKYSSSNLSSRRSGRSGSIELTDEQISQIESVPTSADDDGDGNKRKSGHFADRMIEKLLKSVLPQDIPEREIFEKRLNDPERNKRPGLSLGVLTSNVKQMAGKMTNFFALQYEVLYIIAWKKPTKTISALVLYTAVCLWPHLVLAYPLIFVLFSVLIPGYVHRHPQRNPELIKVKKRGQSLLSFLFETPETSIVEDLINEEYLRESDEMASSTYSISEETSEVTVSSSMPLDSESPKKDDVAKHRKSQIALLINLRDFQNLTTDILKGINNAEKFYYETGGFKDERLSTFIFYGVLLSTFGILFVGKYVPWRLIFIQGGWTGAILCHPNCKKFLVEASKARKARAAIEKAKKEEESVPEIIIKDANDTITQFDRNDIIVDDSPETRIVEIYELQIKSILKHSWAFYRYSTTIYDKNNKARIAGKRPPGVDHLSKVYPPNDWKFDFGLVNKWNLDTEPNEFIRERSLNPNLFIVKNNESQGWIYDNMEGVVHSDIVYEFRRRRLYRECYRYGRPHKQPSKY